From Hydra vulgaris chromosome 07, alternate assembly HydraT2T_AEP, a single genomic window includes:
- the LOC136082278 gene encoding uncharacterized protein LOC136082278, with amino-acid sequence MYSTEREILKQHIGWKNGWEDRCNFPFVKRIIRTDKISNNVISILMTVFKIRGDLFSFMSFLLPIDFDMPSNDEFDKMCLKLTRQKKKYKKNFKAIKNEEFLKCNCRKLHPKKKKSADADDFFTLNNSQELLNQIDQLTSENKTNMEQIEKFKIQVFKLEVEITDLNFKNRALNTYCNSLSSQLETMSIRLITELHQYINLFAIEFHACFPNESITRKMHELIFNVPLFVKFHKTIGLLSEEEGECLHNSVNKELRQLHSVKNQEQKLHLVLKRFELHSKADRKLQASKVRKCVVCSERGKNSFYRQGLCLVCGHQI; translated from the coding sequence atGTATTCAACTGAGAGGGAAATTCTAAAACAACATATTGGATGGAAAAATGGTTGGGAAGATAGGTGTAACTTTCCTTTTGTTAAGCGAATAATTAGGACAGATAAGATCAGTAACAATGTCATTTCCATTTTAATGACAGTCTTTAAAATAAGaggtgatttatttagttttatgagttttcttttgccaattgaTTTTGATATGCCTAGTAATGACGAGTTTGATAAAATGTGCCTAAAGTTAACAcgccaaaaaaagaaatataaaaaaaattttaaagctataaaaaacgaagaatttttaaaatgcaactgtcgCAAGCtccacccaaaaaaaaaaaaatcagcagatgcagatgactttttcactttaaataacAGTCAGGAGCTACTGAATCAAATTGATCAATTaacttctgaaaataaaacaaatatggagcaaatagaaaaatttaaaatacaagtaTTTAAGTTGGAAGTTGAAAttacagatttaaattttaaaaatagagctCTCAACACAtattgtaactcattaagttctcaattagagactatgagtattaggctaattactgagcttcatcaatatataaatttatttgctattgagtttcatgcttgctttccaAATGAAAGTATCACacgaaaaatgcatgaacttatttttaatgtgccactatttgtaaaattccataaaactattgggttgcttagtgaagaggagggagagtgtttgcataatagcgtaaataaggaattaagaCAGTTGCATTCAGTAAAAAATCAGGAGCAGaagctgcatcttgttttaaaacgctttgaattgcacagcaaagctgataggaagcttcaagcctctaaggtgagaaagtgtgttgtgtgttctgAGCGTggcaaaaattcattttatagacaaggtctttgtcttgtttgtggtcatcaaatttag